In Myxocyprinus asiaticus isolate MX2 ecotype Aquarium Trade chromosome 32, UBuf_Myxa_2, whole genome shotgun sequence, one genomic interval encodes:
- the LOC127423257 gene encoding interferon-induced protein with tetratricopeptide repeats 5-like: MMKESEKLVEEALNGSPEHPHVMRYVGIFFRDQGSIDRSVALLKKALESSPNSCFTHHQLALCFKNKKMNLQRERRDTEVVDEARDKSIYHLEKATSIKASFIIAMSELALQYAERGDLYMAEGLFETTFKTATETNDHLHVVHFHYAQFQQYSIRREDLAIQHYKECLAIGPHTGEGTRSAQKLMKIAQKHIKDDPNDWKANEIVGLIYQVKGEMWQDNECHAKASSNEEDDEYLKNLDELMSFQ; encoded by the coding sequence ATGATGAAAGAGTCTGAGAAATTGGTGGAGGAGGCTTTGAATGGGTCTCCAGAACATCCACATGTCATGAGATATGTTGGTATATTCTTCAGGGATCAAGGGTCTATAGACAGGTCGGTTGCACTGCTGAAGAAAGCACTTGAAAGCTCACCCAATTCATGCTTTACACACCATCAGTTAGCATTGTGCTTCAAGAACAAGAAAATGAATTTACAGAGAGAAAGACGTGACACTGAGGTTGTAGATGAGGCTCgtgataaaagcatctaccattTGGAAAAAGCAACCTCCATAAAAGCTTCCTTTATTATTGCAATGAGTGAGCTGGCACTTCAATATGCAGAGAGAGGTGATCTGTACATGGCAGAGGGACTTTTTGAAACAACATTTAAGACGGCTACAGAGACAAATGACCATCTGCATGTAGTCCATTTCCACTATGCTCAGTTCCAGCAGTATAGTATCAGGCGTGAGGATTTAGCAATCCAGCACTACAAGGAGTGTTTGGCAATAGGTCCTCATACTGGTGAGGGGACTAGAAGTGCTCAAAAACTGATGAAGATTGCCCAAAAACATATAAAGGATGACCCAAATGATTGGAAGGCCAATGAGATAGTGGGATTAATTTACCAAGTAAAGGGTGAGATGTGGCAGGACAACGAGTGTCATGCAAAAGCTTCAAGCAATGAAGAGGATGATGAATACCTCAAAAATCTTGATGAGCTTATGTCTTTTCAGTAA